Genomic DNA from Corylus avellana chromosome ca4, CavTom2PMs-1.0:
TTGAAGTAAAGCAAATGGagaaaggattttttatttctcaagGAAGTTTCGcaagaaaaattatcaaaaagttCAAGATGAATAATTGCAACCTTATTAACATTCCGGTAGAAAGTGGAATTAAATTGTCAAAGCATGCATGAAGATGGAGAAAGGGTGGATTCAACAATCTTTAGGAGTTTAGTTGGAAGTTTAAAATAGTACTTGACATGCACATGCCCAGATATTTTCTATGGAGTTGGGCTTGTTAGTCACTATATGGAGTCACCTACCATAACTCATTTCAAGGCGGCTAAAAGAATTATTCCTTATGTCAAAGGTACAATTGATTTCGGTCTACTTTCCATCTTCTAATGAATTCAAACTTGTGTGTTATAGTGGTAGAAATTGGGGTGGAGATGTGGATGATAGAAAGAGTACCACCGGACTTGTTTTCTATTTGTGAAACTTTCAACATGTGAAACTGAATATGTTGCCGCTACGTATCTTATCAAGGCAGCCAAAAAGGTTTCTCTCCCAAATCCTACTTCAAAACCctttcctcttaaaaaaaaaaaaacaaaaaaacaaaaccaaaaaccaaaccaaatcGGGCTGGAAGCTGCCAACACGTACAGGCCTAGCAATACCAGAAAAATTTGAAGCAAATTAATGAAGAGATtgttatggaaaaaaaaaaaaaaaaaatagatctcAAGTTTccgtttgtttgtttttttttttaaaaaaaaaatttatttattttttattattattatttttttttggttttttgaagAACGAGTTCTAAACAAAAAAGGTTTTGGTAGAGAACTTTTTTGGCTGCCTCGATAAGATACTACAACTTGGACAGATGATATATTTCAAGATGTTAGATATAACGAACAGTTAGATTTCCCTAATAACAAAATCTGCAAGAAATTGCGGGAGATCCTAATCTACTTGCGAGTGGCctgcttaaaaaataaaaattactatataGTTCCTTGCATGGTTAACAAAATTAAGCTTGAAAAGGATTTCATACAATTCAGATACAAAAATATGATGCCTATAAAAATCTGGAAAGGTTGTCGATGACAAGCATAGTGaggaatatattttttgttttgtttgaatatAAAGCTCTAAAGTGATTTATATTTAACCAACTCTAATTATGTACAAAGCTCATGATTGGTTTTTAGACCTGTTTGACTCAAAAGgatttggaaaaaaaacataaaaagttgtGCTAGTTCGTTCCATTATGTATTGCTCATTTAGCAACAAATGGGCAACATGCTTGTATAAGTCTAATGTGGCTCCATTAATGGATCAATAATTAGTCTTTGGATGTTCAAATTCagaattatttttgtttcaacatACATTTACTCAAACTTGGAACACATAATTTGTGAATTGCTCAAAAGATTAATACCATAATGCAGAAGAAGAAGGACCTGCTTTCTGCCCGACGAAGAAGAACATACAAGAAGCCTTGAAATGGCTTGTGGAGGGCTCAGAGTCCGGAGACTCATTGGTGTTCTACTTTTCCGGCCATGGCCTCCGACAACCTGATTTCAACAACGACGAGCGAGATGGATTCGACGAAACTATTTGTCCGGTCGATTTCGTGCAGGAAGGCATGATCCTCGACAACGACATAAATTCCACCATTGTTCGGCCGCTCAAGAAAGGTGTCACCCTCCATGCAATTGTCGATGCTTGTCACAGTGGAACCATTCTTGATCTAGAGTACATATACAACCCAAAAACGTgagtatttaatttatattacaaatttctactcaattttgatttttcatttgtagccctctaattttttatgttCATACTAAAATTGAAATTCTATAACGtaaggaatttttatttatttatttattattttttgggttggtTTTTCTATAGATATGGAATCTAAGGGAAGGCAATGATGACTCATTACAatgtttgttaatattaaataattttttccttgaGAGTTGCAGAAGTAAATGGGATGATAACAGCGCTCCTTCAAAAGCTCAAAAAAGTACAAGCGGTGGAATTGCAATTTCTATAAGCGCTTGTGAAGATGATCAAATGGCTGCCGATACCTCTGTAAgaaattttcttaacttttggaaaaactttcacaaaatttttttcaactttcaCGTGATTTGAATGTATATtcgaagtttaaaaactctcaattaagagtatagaattttcaatttctttcaattaccttatttgttaaaatttttcgctaaatattgtcaaaattcctaaaatacagtataaaaacaataaaatcaagTTTTAAAGATTCAGGcgtttagttttttattttttattttttataaaaaacatttttgcaatttttttttaataaaaataaaatacaagggtattttgagttttttttttttaaaaaaaaaaaaacttagcaATAAATCCTAACGAAAATGAGTAAATTGagataaattgaaagttcaatacctttaattaaaagtttttagagcatgtttaggattgtgtttgagaaatagagcttttaagttaaaaaacgttttttctttttgcaaaagTTTCAGTTTAAGTTTGAGTCAAAAGTatgttttggctatttttttgctttttggaccgatttcaattttttttaccaaatgagtacttttttcttcaaatcaactttttgagtgttaaatacaCTTTTAGACCCTTTAAACGCACACCCAAATAAACCCTAATATTTGAAGATAGTGACAAAACAAGTAGAAATTTAAGagaattttctgaaatttctcctaatttcttcaaataaaatcCTTCAGGCAAAATCTCTAATACGAGATTAGGTCTCTTTGAAAGTCTTgtaacaattttcttttgaatttgtcttgtatatctttcttttttttccttttcttttttatttgtttaatttggtATATGTACAAATATTAGTTTTGTCCTGAAGGAAATTCTCATCACCCTTTATATTACCACAAACAAATGCAAGCAGTATTTCACCGGACAGGAAATGGCTGGCGCAATGACGTATGCTTTGATCCAAACGCTTgacagaaataaaaaattgacatatcAAAGTCTACTGAATATAATCCATGAAACCCTCGAGCAGGTTAACAGTGGAAGCTGCCTCAAATCCAAGTTATTACACAAATTGTTTCATCACCGAATAATTCAGGTTGGTTTAATTTCCTCTTATACTTCAAattaattctttctttatttttgtaacatTAAACCAATagaaagaaatgaatttaattatttaatttatattctaacacttttcATTACATGTGAACTCAAATTCTCTCTTAATAAGTGAGATCTAGCacgtgaaatatatatatattttatatatataaatagatgaATTCTCATTGATGAAAAAATGATCAGATAGATGGGTACAACTTGTTccatcaaaacaatatcatgGATAGTCTCTGGAATTGTAGAATTCTAGGTCTTTTCTAGGAATAGTTTACAAGCTTGGGCCAAGCCATGTGCAGCCTTATTGAAATTACGGCCGACATAACAACATTCCCAGAAGGGAAACTCACTTAAAGCACTCTTAATATCTCCCACCAAATGGCCATATCGAGATGTTGGGAGTACATTGGCATTAACAGCAACCACCACATTTTTTGCGTCCCCTTCCAGTACGAGATTTGTTACACCAACATCCTTACTGAGCTTGACTGCATGATAAGCTGCCGTAGCCTCAGCAGCTTGGGCCTCCAGGTGTCCTTGCAGGTGCATACACTTTGCTGCCAACACTCCTCCCAACTAGGCACGAATCACAATACCCAATCCCCAGATGTCCTTTGGATGAGTCTAGAGCAGTATCCCAGTTGGCTTTATGCCATCCCACCTTAGATGCTATCCATTTTTCCTGTACAGTGGTACTACTTCGCTGTTGCTCCCCTTGTGCTTCCCCGTTCAAATTGGCGAACATTTCCATAGAGCTTCGAACCTCCCGGATTAAGACGTCTGGGTGTGTGAACCTCCCGTTGAAAACATACTCATTCCTCCAAAGCCAGATCTTACGGGCCATTCTCATTAAGAAGAGTAGCGCGTCCCCTACATTTCTCAAAAAACATTTCTGCTACTTGGGAAAAATCCAAACCTTTCACCACTGTTTTTTGAAAGGTCCTGTCACTCGCACCCCACACATCCATTGCTGAAGGGCAAGACCAAAGAATATGATAAACCGTTTCCTCATTGGTTTCACATATGGGACAAAACGGATCAGAGGAAACCTTCCTTTTCAGGACATTATCCTTTGTTGCGAGTAAGTTATGACACGCACGCCACATGAATGTCTTTTCTGCGTTGGGGATCGTCATCTTCCACAAAATGCGCCACATATTACTCTGGGATTGTCTTCTTGATTCTTCCGCTTTCTGTAAATTCCCTACTTCTTTTGCAAGGTAGTACGCACTTCGCAGAGCATGTGCAGTTCCTTTCCATACCTGTTGGTCTAATTGATTAGTTAGACTCACAGGCAATGAACTAATGGCACGCACCTCTTCGGGACTGAACATATTATTGAGAAGTGTCATATCCCAGCACTTGGTCTCTTGGTTAATGAGCTGTTGCACTCTTGCCTCTTCCGATAATATAGATGGCGGTGAGAATACCTTCTACAATGACGGTAGAGGAACCCACTGATCCCTCCAGATATTAACACTGTTGCCATCCCCAGTCCTCCAGATCAGCCCATTTTTAACCAAATCTCCCACTCCAAATATACTTCTCCATGCAAATGAAGGCTTCGAACCTAATTGGCAATCCAAAAGTGAGCAATGTGGgaaatattttgctttcaaaattTTTCCCGCCAAACTATCCAGTTACTTCCATAATCTCTAATATTGTTTGGCTAGGAGTGCTCTATTAAAGCATACCAAATCCCTAAACCCTATACCCCCATCCGCCTTAGAAAGTCCCatcttctcccaactcatccagtggatccttttgtcattttccttatgccccaccaaaacttttaCATAAGAGAATTTGTCTCCATACACAAGCCTTTTGGGATGAGGAAAACACTCATACTGTATGTTGGTATGGCTTGAATTATTGCTTTGACCAAAATTTCTTTTCCGGCCTGTGAGAGGAATTTGAACTTCCAATCCTGAAGCCTCTTCCAGACTCTATCTTTAATGCTTGCAAAGGCCTTTATGCGAGACTTGCCAACCAAGGCAGGCAGCCCTAAGTACGTATCGTATCTCAAGGATATTGGGAGTCCCGAAGCTGCCAAAAGTTGTGTCCGGCACTCAACATTGGTGTTTCCGCTAAAGAATATTGAAGTTTTAGCCTTATTCAATTTTGCCCCGATGCCTTTTCATAGATGTCAAGAATCTTAGACAGTTGCGTCCATTGGCTGATATCCGCTCTGCAAAACAATAAGCTGTCATCCGCAAAAAATAGGTGATTTATTCGGGGTCCTTTCTTAGAGGTTGGCACACCTTTAAGATATCCTTTACTGTCAACTCGAGCTAAAAGAGAACTAAGAGCTTTAGCACACAAGAGGAAGAGATAAGGCAAAATAGGATCACCTTGCCTAATGCCTCATGTGGGAGTTATCCGTCTCGTTGGACTGCCATTCACCAATATTGCATAATTGACAGACCTAACACACATCATAATAAAAGCAATCCACTGCTCCGCAAAACTTCATCATGCTCTCCAAAAAACTCCATTCTACTCGATCATAGGCTTTGCTCATGTCCAGTTTAACCGTCATGTACCCTTCTCGACCCCACATACAGGATTGCATTGTATATAAGGTCTCATAAGCTGCTAAAATGTTGTCGGTTATCAACTGGTCCAGAATGAAGGCACTTTGCGTCGAGGAGATGATATCCGGTAAAATAATCTTCAACCTATTGGCCAAAACCTTCGACACAATTTTATAGATAACATTGCATAGGCTAATGGGCCGGAATTCAGTTCCACACCATGGGTTTGTTTTCTTGGGAATAAGAGCAATATAGGTAGAATTTAAATCAGCATCCATTATTCCAGAATTTAAAATAACAAGTACAGAATTGCAAACCTCCACTCCCACGGTAGTCCAATTCTATTGGAAGAAACTTGCCGTAAACCCATCCAGACCCGGACTTTTGTGAGGTGGCATTTGATTAATTGTGGAACAAACCTCCTCTGCAGTGAAGTCAGCAAGGAGGATACTATTCATTTCGTCTGTCACTTTCCGGGACAAGGCCCTCAAGCATCTCTACAAACTGCTTGAACCTTCAGAAGTGAATAATATGCTATAGTAGTCTATAAACGCCCCTCCAATCCCCTCCTGGGAGTCCCACCTCTATCCCTGTTCATCAAAAATTTCCTGAATCAGGTTGGTTCTTCACACTTGCATGAAAAAAACTTAGTATTTCTGTCCCCTTCATTCAACCAAAGCTCTTTTGATTTCTGACCTCAAGTCTGTTCCTTCTGGTTCATTTGTCCCACATCCATTTCCTCCCTCCCTTGGACCTCACGTAAGAGTCTGTTCCTCCTGGTTCATTTGCCCCACATCCATTTCCTCCCTCCCTTGGACCTCACGTAAGAGTTTGGTGTTTTCCACAATCCACTATACCCTTGTTCTCTTTCCGCCACCATGATAGTCCAATTTGGCACTCCTTCAATTTAGCACTGCATGACTACCAAGTATTAGGAAGGATTCCTTTTTCCTCCACACTTTTTTTATAATACCTTTGCAGGCGTCTTCTTTACCCCATGTGGTGTCATATATAAATCCTCTCTTTCGGTATCTTCTCATCGCTCGATTATCAGGATTGATAAATATTGGGTTATGATCCAAACATACCGCTGCTTCTATGGATACATCTGCAAAAGTAAAGATAGCACACCATTCTTGGTTGGCAACCACTCGGTCCAACCTCTCTTGAATAAAAGTACCATCTTCTCTATAACTGCTCCAAGTATACTTAGGCCGCGAAAGCCCAAATCTGAGAGTTCACAATCCATAAGTACTTTTTGAAAGGCCTCCATTTGCCCTCGTGGTTTGCCACCCTCTCCTTGTTTTTCCGACAAGTATGCTATTTCATTGTAGTCCCCCATCACcctccaattaattggttgcaTAGTACTAAGGTTGCGCAGGAAACTCCAAGCGTCCTCCCTTTTGTGAGCCATAGGATGACCATAGAAACCAGTCAATTTCCAAAGTACACCATCCGCCAAAGAGATAGTTGCTTGGATGTGTCTTCGGCTGTAATTTTGGATGGTAAGGTCAACTTCATCCTACCATAACATCGCTAACCCACCACTTTTACCCACACTCTCAACCCCAAATGCGTTCTTGAAACCGAGCCTTATACGAACAGACTCGAGCTTCCTATTATTCATCTTGGTCTTCAATAAAAAGACCACTACgggtttcttctccttcaccaaGCGAATGAGTTCGCGAACTGTCCGAGGGTTCTcaagcccccggcagttccaactaATGAGTTTCATGTTGGTCGACAGGGTTGTGAATCAGCCCTCGCCACTCCCTATCCCAGAAAATTTTTGTCTACTGCCCCCTCCACTGTTGCACTCATAATAGGATTCTTTACCCGTTGCCGCCTCTTACGTGATTCTGTGCCATCTTGTTTTATCCCCCCCTCTACCATAGTCCTCTTCCTTGTCTGTTTCAGAGTTTCCTAATAAGGAAACAGTTCGTTAGCCCTTGCCCTTCTTTTCCAAGATATGCAGTTCGTTGCACCCCCCTGAGAATAATGGATAGAGTTCGTATCTGGCatctactccttttgggtttggCTATCAGGAACCCCACCTTCTTCTATACTGAGACCCTATCCTCCTCAGAAAAGGTTGGGCCTGGCCCAACGTGTGAAACCCCTTTAGTAACAGCTCCATCCCCGAAAGGCGTAACTGCATGCAAGGGGGTTGACCCACTTCCTTTTACAAATTCAACACCATTCATATCCTCCTCCATTTCTTTTTCCGTTACTCTCCCTTTCTCCACATAATCTTCATTCCTTAAACACATagtatttatttccttttccatACCTACAGCATGGTTCACGACGCAAAATCCTCCAGCTATTTCTACAACCCTATCTTCCTTGTTAACTCCCAAATTTGTAACCGGTGTATCTTCGTGAGTAGGAAATTATGGATTAAACGGAGTTTCCTTTTCTGAACTTGCCGTCGTGCCAAAGGACCTCTTTAGCCCTCCCGTTTCCCCCGTCTCTGTGTGCCGCTGCTCCCAAGAACAAGAATTTCGCCTGAATGACATTCTCTCTCCATCAGATAGCTAGTAGTCAGACCCCTCCTGTTTGTAGTAGGGTACACCACGGCCACGCCCTCCTAGCCTTCTCTGATTTGGCGACGGACCAAATTGGGGTTCCGACCCTAGGGTACGAACTCTCTGGTCTTTGCACCCCCCTCTTCCATGACAAATCACTccacaatgaaaacaaaatCTCGGTAAACATTCATATTGGAACTTCACCCATATCGGTTGTCCTTCAATTTTCAGCTTCCTTCCCCTAGTGATCGGCTTTGACAAATCCATCTTAGCCCTTACTCTCAAAAATTCCCCCCATCCAGTTCCTTGTTCATCCATTTCAACCACTTCCATCTGACCCACTGTTGCTCCTATTTGGGTCCTCACCTGACCCACTGTTGCTCCTATTTGGGTCCCCACCTGTTGGTTCATAAACCCAAAATGGAGGTTGAACATACATATCCAAAAAGATGCTTTCTCAAAGTCAATCATTGCAGGTTGTGTCATTTCGTCAAACGGCTCCATCGAAAACAAGTTACCCTAAAAAATCCACGGTCACCCCTCCAAGACTCGTATTCTGTCCCAACAATGCTCAAATTCAATCAGAAAAAGATTGGTTCCCAAAACCTTAAAGGAAGTTGACCCCGTAGGCTTCCAACCCCAAATCAAGGTCGACTTGATGAACTCTTTACTAACCATCCTCTCCACGATCAGCTTTCCAATCAGACATGTTTGTCCTCTATTCACCATCCCTGTCATAACCTGCACATGAATCTCCACGTCCACACCCTCCTCAGCTGACAACGAAAAATTCTTCCACATAGACGTCATCTCATCTGCCATAGCACAAAGAAAGTAGCAAAAATCTTCACTGGAATACCTTCACAGTCGAAGATAAGACTTGAAAACCTCTTACTTCTACTCTAGGGTTTAAAGCCTAGAGAGAAAACTTGAAAGCAATCACGTGCACACTTTCacgtaagtgaagttttttagcatgtgaaatattaaattgaaagaagGTTGAATTGTGGAGTCAATGTTCAAACTTATGACCTCTGGATTTGATATCACATTAAAACATGACTTTTTCCAAAagctttaattattattgttttttttttttttttttgatacgtCCAAGGGGAGAGAAATGGGGGAGGGGATTCAAATTAGTAACTTTCGCTTCATGAAGCATAAtccctagccgattgagctaccctttgaAAACCCCAAAAGCTTTAGTTGataagttaataaaaagaaattaatttaatcatttaattgatattataaTATCCTATGTATTATATTGTACCACATGCATTGTCTTGAAGCAAAACGGGAGCTGGTCCTTTATAtttgaggggtaaaattgtttacaaaaagtagaatgacaattttacccctaaaaaacaataaactcctcttcatttcaattgaaatggaaatgTTCCATTTCCGTTTTGAAGTGTCATATTTATTCTTACCAGAAAAGagaacaagatcctctctagttcatttgaactggatattatccagttagttatattataggggtatttttgtcgtTTCACTTTTTGAGGTGACAAAAATATcactccaatataactaactggatattagcaagttcaaatgaaatgaagaggatcctaattccccAAAAAGAGCAAATGCTGAACAATAAAtgcatttaatattttctcaaaacaaaaaacaatttatataatttgtttattaattaagtAGAGTTTCTTAATGCATTTGGATTTATGGCAAAGTACAGGATCCTCTGCTATCATCGTCTGAAGCGTTCGATGTTGACAAGAAGGAATTTATTCTGTGAATCAGACTGGGAGGATGCCATTGTTTCAACCAGCGTCAATTAACTTTCCGTTATAACAATGTACCTATGCTTATCTCAATGTACAGTTGGAATAAGGAAGAGAGAATCAAACAAGGCTTAACTTTTGAATTTGGTTAATTTGCTTATGAAAAGAAATGCCAAATTCATTGTTTCCATAGTAAATCTAGTGATCCCATGTTCTTATCTGATTTCACATGTATTTATGAAATCAGATATACAAGACTTTGACATATACAAGAATACAACATACAGACCTTATTTAACTCACTATCTAAATCCTTAACCTGACTTGTAAATGACAAGATGTAACCTTTATATTAATTCTTCCAACACGATTCAATCCGCTGTTGCTTTGACATGACAGAGGGGTTTCTAACTTCCAACTTCCATTAACACAACCTCCGAATTCAGTAATGGCGGAGGCCGAGGCCGAGGCAGATACCCCCAAACCAAAGCCAAGGCTAATTGTGCGCCTTGGGATCTTCCTCATCGCACA
This window encodes:
- the LOC132178043 gene encoding metacaspase-1-like — its product is MSLGRPTHILRPSKVIGAIKTDGDRLGSIFGVRESSIVGEEEGPAFCPTKKNIQEALKWLVEGSESGDSLVFYFSGHGLRQPDFNNDERDGFDETICPVDFVQEGMILDNDINSTIVRPLKKGVTLHAIVDACHSGTILDLEYIYNPKTSKWDDNSAPSKAQKSTSGGIAISISACEDDQMAADTSYFTGQEMAGAMTYALIQTLDRNKKLTYQSLLNIIHETLEQVNSGSCLKSKLLHKLFHHRIIQDPLLSSSEAFDVDKKEFIL